The following are encoded together in the uncultured Sphaerochaeta sp. genome:
- a CDS encoding phosphodiester glycosidase family protein — MRNTIITETHQNKEIQRFQVVEAFTWKNLQFASPGFDAGAIREIARLYRLNIVEKDPSAYGRLVFFHVPENVELPFSPHSESTWFFSRNITAKVQLQRLANEGNLYWEGTWVSKDASARLFLNQLETAQHLEMVSGEKDEITFIPIDGKIGFPSSLASPLVVNSHFFLMDPTDLDSPFCELGTPHGLALKDGEVLNPPLNHRPCLLVDTTGTCHTTQVELTDLVVEIDSLQYRHERNAIFYFRPETCITPSSSGTDIVITGNTVVAVKQGGNTRVPMAGFVLNLRNEISLQDTTVRFLGLEAYQFGVQVGPPMMRKSSMVDTLCCPFFTPLVAETSFPPTVYPLPFSSARAARIALGTNREGEPVLIWAEGASKRNYQREKESAGASLLELAQFCDRQHYQEIINLDGGGSSQIIYEGKRYLKIADRYEDNSEAERPVPLALVFSASCSQ; from the coding sequence ATGAGAAACACCATCATTACCGAGACCCATCAAAACAAGGAGATACAACGTTTCCAGGTTGTAGAGGCGTTTACATGGAAAAACCTGCAGTTCGCCTCTCCTGGTTTCGATGCAGGAGCAATTAGGGAGATTGCAAGGCTTTACCGACTCAACATCGTGGAGAAAGACCCCTCTGCTTATGGCAGACTGGTCTTCTTTCATGTACCTGAGAATGTCGAGCTTCCTTTTTCCCCTCATAGCGAAAGTACGTGGTTTTTCTCTCGAAACATTACCGCAAAAGTGCAACTCCAGAGGCTAGCAAATGAGGGTAATCTCTACTGGGAGGGAACATGGGTAAGCAAGGATGCTTCTGCCAGGCTGTTCCTTAACCAGCTGGAGACAGCGCAACACCTTGAGATGGTTTCGGGCGAAAAGGATGAGATTACCTTCATCCCCATTGATGGGAAGATTGGATTTCCCTCTTCCCTTGCCTCTCCCCTTGTCGTAAACTCCCATTTTTTCCTAATGGACCCCACCGACCTCGATTCCCCGTTCTGTGAACTTGGCACCCCTCACGGTCTCGCGCTCAAGGATGGAGAGGTACTCAATCCACCACTGAACCATCGGCCTTGTCTCTTGGTGGATACCACAGGGACCTGCCATACTACACAGGTTGAACTGACTGACTTAGTGGTGGAAATTGATTCTCTGCAGTACCGACATGAAAGAAATGCAATCTTTTACTTCCGCCCCGAAACCTGTATTACTCCAAGCAGTAGTGGTACCGATATTGTCATAACCGGTAATACCGTTGTGGCAGTTAAGCAGGGAGGAAATACGAGAGTGCCAATGGCTGGGTTTGTCCTCAACCTTAGGAATGAGATTTCTCTCCAGGATACCACTGTTCGCTTTCTTGGTTTGGAAGCATACCAGTTCGGCGTCCAAGTAGGGCCACCCATGATGAGGAAATCGAGTATGGTCGACACGCTCTGCTGTCCATTTTTTACTCCACTCGTTGCTGAGACTTCCTTTCCACCAACCGTCTATCCACTGCCGTTCTCATCAGCCCGGGCTGCTCGTATCGCACTGGGGACAAATAGAGAGGGAGAGCCTGTACTGATTTGGGCTGAAGGGGCAAGCAAGCGAAATTACCAGAGGGAAAAGGAGAGCGCAGGGGCTTCCTTGCTCGAGTTGGCACAGTTTTGTGACCGACAACACTACCAGGAGATCATCAACCTTGATGGTGGAGGGTCGTCACAGATTATCTATGAAGGAAAAAGATACCTGAAGATTGCCGATCGATATGAGGACAATAGCGAAGCTGAGCGCCCAGTCCCCCTTGCACTGGTTTTTAGCGCTTCCTGTTCGCAGTAA
- a CDS encoding DUF4954 family protein — protein MNDKVMVLPEVRFGYGFIPQEFLPEGKDEYYLRNIQNKKDPGSYRHLKEEEIALLEENLNTSPCWDDVLVSDPFDPSLIKNSEFYGLVRIGSMARQIVSFHDFSVPVGITNSRIVSCDIGDSCAILDCSYLSHYILDHHVIIYRIGEMQTTNHAKFGSGILKDGEDPEVLTTMDIMNEAGGRMIRPFDGMLPSDAYLWGTYRDDEALMKIFEMLTDKTCDARRGYYGFVGQQSVIKSCDTVKDVWVGEGAYIKGANKLKNLRLRSTLAEPIQIGEGVELVNGIIGAGSRVFYGCKAIRFIMGDNCNLKYGARLIHSFLGDNSTVSCCELLSNLIFGGHEQHHNNSFLIASLIMGQSNMAAGANIGSNHNSRGNDGEMVAGRGFWPALSSTLKYDCKFASYVLIAKGNYPHELNIPLPFSLLGADAKEGRRVVMPAYWWMYNLYALERNSYKYRKRDKRKAIRQQIETDYLAPDTVNEIFTACDLLCEWVGINYNRTRPTSQERRDLITQGRALITTKSSEVQSMQMYVWELENSNEPVEVLKTVEAYQAYQQMLRYYAVKTLSEYCIAHEITINDFQQAHDAVLEPWLNIGGQLVPEYRFESLRDGLKEGSITSWDEVHDAYGYWFSLYKEDRAVHALATLHKVLECGEINQGQWEQVVDEVAVIRLEIENQVFKTKEKDFNNRFRFSTYRTVGERDAVLGSLDDNPFIQESKQITEQVLSQIRSVRFS, from the coding sequence ATGAATGACAAAGTGATGGTATTGCCAGAAGTACGGTTCGGATACGGATTCATACCTCAGGAATTTCTTCCGGAGGGAAAAGATGAGTATTATCTTAGGAACATCCAGAATAAGAAAGATCCGGGAAGCTATCGACATCTGAAGGAAGAGGAAATAGCCCTGCTCGAGGAGAATCTGAACACCTCCCCCTGTTGGGATGATGTACTGGTGAGTGATCCCTTCGACCCTTCCTTGATCAAGAACAGTGAATTCTATGGGTTGGTACGTATCGGAAGTATGGCCCGTCAAATTGTCAGTTTTCATGACTTTTCTGTGCCTGTAGGGATTACCAACAGCAGGATAGTCAGCTGTGATATCGGGGACAGTTGCGCCATTCTTGATTGCAGTTATCTCAGCCACTATATTCTTGATCATCATGTCATCATCTACCGCATCGGAGAGATGCAGACCACCAACCATGCAAAGTTCGGCAGTGGTATTCTCAAAGACGGGGAAGACCCAGAGGTGTTGACCACCATGGATATCATGAATGAAGCAGGAGGAAGGATGATTAGGCCCTTTGATGGGATGCTTCCCTCCGATGCCTACCTCTGGGGTACCTATCGTGATGATGAAGCGTTGATGAAAATTTTTGAGATGTTGACTGACAAGACCTGCGACGCACGTCGTGGGTACTACGGATTTGTCGGTCAGCAATCTGTTATCAAATCGTGTGATACTGTAAAGGATGTTTGGGTCGGGGAAGGGGCTTATATCAAGGGTGCCAACAAACTCAAGAATCTCCGTCTCCGCTCTACCTTGGCTGAACCAATACAGATTGGGGAAGGTGTTGAGCTGGTAAACGGTATAATCGGTGCAGGAAGCAGGGTGTTCTATGGATGCAAGGCAATCCGCTTCATCATGGGTGACAACTGTAATCTCAAGTATGGTGCCCGTCTTATCCACTCCTTTCTTGGGGATAATTCAACGGTCAGTTGTTGTGAGTTGCTGAGCAACCTCATTTTTGGGGGACATGAACAACATCACAACAATTCCTTCCTGATTGCCAGCTTGATCATGGGGCAATCGAATATGGCTGCCGGTGCAAATATCGGATCTAATCACAACAGTCGTGGAAATGACGGGGAGATGGTCGCCGGCAGGGGATTCTGGCCAGCTCTCAGTAGTACACTCAAATATGACTGCAAGTTCGCAAGTTATGTTCTGATTGCCAAGGGAAACTACCCCCATGAGTTGAATATTCCTCTTCCATTCAGTCTGCTGGGAGCAGACGCCAAGGAGGGAAGAAGGGTGGTAATGCCTGCCTATTGGTGGATGTACAATCTCTATGCCCTGGAGCGCAACAGTTATAAATACCGTAAGCGTGACAAGCGAAAGGCTATTCGTCAGCAGATAGAAACAGACTACCTTGCTCCTGATACGGTAAATGAGATTTTTACGGCCTGCGACTTGCTCTGTGAGTGGGTAGGGATTAATTACAACAGGACCCGGCCCACCTCCCAGGAACGAAGAGACTTGATCACCCAAGGCCGTGCTTTGATCACCACGAAATCTTCCGAAGTGCAATCAATGCAAATGTACGTCTGGGAGTTGGAGAACAGCAACGAACCGGTTGAGGTACTCAAGACAGTGGAGGCGTACCAAGCGTATCAACAGATGCTTCGTTACTACGCTGTGAAGACGCTCAGCGAGTATTGTATTGCTCATGAAATTACCATCAATGACTTTCAGCAGGCCCATGATGCAGTGCTTGAGCCTTGGCTCAATATTGGGGGGCAACTTGTTCCTGAGTATCGTTTTGAGTCTCTCAGGGATGGTTTGAAGGAAGGTTCCATTACCTCTTGGGACGAGGTTCATGATGCCTATGGATACTGGTTCTCTCTCTATAAGGAGGACCGAGCAGTGCATGCACTTGCAACATTGCACAAGGTGTTGGAATGTGGTGAGATTAATCAGGGGCAATGGGAACAGGTGGTTGATGAGGTAGCGGTAATCCGCCTTGAGATTGAAAACCAGGTTTTCAAGACCAAGGAGAAGGATTTCAACAACCGGTTCCGCTTCAGTACCTATCGTACTGTGGGGGAACGGGACGCGGTACTTGGCAGTCTTGATGACAATCCTTTCATCCAGGAGTCAAAGCAGATTACAGAGCAGGTACTTTCCCAGATTCGTTCGGTTCGCTTCTCCTGA
- a CDS encoding MATE family efflux transporter: protein MEDQRETKNSQQILLDDRRVIRLLAKLSVPAMIALLVNTLYTMVDMLFVGRSVGPVGLAALGISMGGYLILTATALMMGIGGASLVSRQLGAGEREAAGRTAFVSVGGMLFISVTLGGMGLLFFPQLASMLGSDTETYPLVRSYLGFLLAGSPFITLSTVLNALLRSQGKAKASMVASIIGNGCNILLDFLLIIVLGWGVMGAAVATVVGQSASAVFAFYILSSRRSAFSIRKGEGTPFFQVFGRIASLGSPTLVRQLGTSVVTIVVNRSLLLHGDTLAIAAYGVIWTLLMFFNMPISGIVQGFQPIVGYHAGAKRNEEVSRVLKASLLMTFLIGCFFLLLVTLFPVVFLRLFTKDEQLLERAVPAARLLLASLPFLGMQSVGTAFFQAIGKALPALVLWIGRQFVLLVPLILLLGNYLGAQGIYLAFPIADSLSALFILYLVFRHLHQGSYSNT, encoded by the coding sequence ATGGAAGACCAGAGAGAGACGAAGAATAGCCAGCAAATACTGCTGGATGACCGAAGAGTGATCCGTCTCCTTGCCAAGCTATCCGTGCCAGCCATGATCGCTCTCTTGGTGAATACCCTCTACACGATGGTCGATATGTTGTTCGTCGGTCGGTCAGTCGGACCTGTCGGTCTTGCTGCGCTTGGGATTTCCATGGGTGGTTACCTGATACTTACGGCAACAGCACTGATGATGGGCATTGGAGGAGCTTCCCTGGTTTCCCGGCAACTAGGAGCTGGAGAGAGGGAGGCGGCAGGAAGAACTGCCTTCGTCAGTGTGGGCGGTATGCTCTTTATCTCAGTCACTCTTGGTGGGATGGGATTGCTGTTTTTCCCACAGCTTGCATCCATGCTGGGCTCTGATACTGAGACCTACCCGTTGGTGCGAAGCTACCTGGGATTTTTGCTTGCCGGATCTCCGTTCATCACCCTCTCCACTGTTCTGAATGCACTCTTGCGTTCCCAAGGGAAAGCAAAAGCATCGATGGTTGCCAGCATCATCGGAAATGGGTGCAATATCCTGCTTGATTTTCTGCTGATCATCGTCCTTGGCTGGGGGGTGATGGGGGCTGCTGTGGCAACGGTAGTTGGCCAATCAGCCTCAGCTGTGTTTGCCTTTTACATTCTTTCCTCTCGTCGTTCTGCATTCTCTATCAGGAAAGGTGAAGGGACTCCGTTCTTTCAGGTGTTTGGGCGGATAGCTTCTCTTGGTTCTCCTACGTTGGTGAGACAGCTTGGGACCAGTGTGGTGACCATTGTGGTCAACAGAAGCCTGCTTCTCCATGGAGATACTCTTGCCATTGCTGCTTATGGGGTCATCTGGACATTGTTGATGTTTTTCAATATGCCGATCTCAGGTATTGTCCAGGGATTCCAGCCAATCGTGGGCTACCACGCAGGTGCAAAACGGAATGAGGAGGTCTCGCGTGTACTCAAGGCCTCACTTCTTATGACTTTTCTCATTGGATGTTTCTTCCTGCTGCTTGTTACCCTGTTTCCTGTTGTCTTTCTTCGCCTCTTTACCAAGGATGAGCAATTGCTGGAAAGGGCAGTGCCTGCAGCCAGATTGCTGTTGGCCAGTCTGCCGTTCTTGGGAATGCAGAGTGTAGGAACAGCCTTTTTTCAGGCGATCGGGAAGGCCTTGCCGGCACTCGTGCTCTGGATAGGAAGGCAATTTGTTCTCTTGGTTCCGTTGATCTTACTGCTTGGAAACTACCTCGGAGCACAGGGAATCTATCTTGCCTTTCCCATTGCCGACTCTCTCTCTGCCCTGTTTATTCTGTATCTGGTCTTTCGCCATCTCCATCAGGGATCATACAGCAACACGTAA
- a CDS encoding carbohydrate ABC transporter permease codes for MKQKNTDRYRLLLIAVVAILYIFPFLWMVSNSFMSEKNIFSVPPKFIPDLLFTDQVFDNYKEVFTQYNFGRYTINSLWVYALAAFGQILVCSLAGFALSTMQFKGKNLIFSLLIFTLMIPVQVTIIPEYYLFLKLNWMDTYLPLIVPSFLAGAFGTFMLKEFFAQVPRPLFDAGIIDGVNAYQMFARIYLPQASSPIATLFIIAFMNNWNDLLRPMLYISSRNLYTVTIALSQFQNQYGVKWNLLLAGSVLSVLPLLIIFAFSQRYIIESTMNSGIKG; via the coding sequence GTGAAACAAAAAAACACAGACCGATATCGTCTCCTGTTGATCGCCGTTGTTGCGATTCTCTATATCTTCCCCTTCCTCTGGATGGTCTCCAACTCATTCATGTCGGAGAAGAACATCTTCTCCGTACCCCCGAAGTTCATCCCCGACCTTCTCTTCACCGACCAGGTGTTTGATAATTACAAGGAAGTCTTCACCCAGTACAACTTCGGCAGATACACCATCAACAGTCTCTGGGTCTATGCATTGGCAGCATTTGGACAGATCCTGGTCTGTTCGCTTGCTGGATTTGCGCTATCAACCATGCAATTCAAGGGAAAGAATCTCATTTTCTCCCTCCTGATCTTTACGCTCATGATCCCCGTTCAGGTGACCATTATCCCTGAGTACTATCTCTTTCTCAAACTCAACTGGATGGACACCTATCTCCCCTTGATCGTACCCTCTTTCCTTGCTGGAGCCTTTGGGACCTTTATGCTCAAGGAGTTCTTTGCCCAAGTACCCCGCCCGCTCTTTGATGCAGGGATCATAGATGGGGTGAATGCCTACCAGATGTTTGCACGCATCTACCTACCTCAAGCCTCCAGTCCTATCGCTACCCTGTTCATCATTGCATTCATGAATAATTGGAACGATCTGCTACGACCCATGCTCTATATCTCAAGCAGGAATCTCTATACCGTGACCATTGCCCTCTCCCAGTTCCAGAACCAGTATGGAGTCAAATGGAACCTATTGCTGGCAGGAAGTGTGCTCTCCGTACTTCCTCTGCTCATCATCTTTGCGTTCAGCCAACGGTACATCATCGAGAGCACCATGAATTCAGGCATCAAGGGGTAG
- a CDS encoding alpha/beta hydrolase yields MADYDLSPKMKRMVALINKIAITDPEGLTPKRIEELNDISIPNNLVIRKLLGKSAKNITTKTFIIPVTDGMISGYLFEKQGSRGISDLTPLIIFYHGGGWVWGNMDLYNFLCAHLADITGAAVLSVDYRLAPKYKFPTAVEDCYDTLVWAAAGCRYWKTDPDRIFLIGDSAGGNLAAVVSRLARDRKGPSIAGQVLLYPVTDGRMRTNSYEKHKDAPSLTDKQMTFFINSYQREPKDILNPNFSPLLAKDHSRLPETLIIGAEYDPLHDDGMLYADALASADTPVKYLEVKKTIHGFINYPKATGTEETESAIIQFISGRPVAQVALISRKEWAKAQKKELKKIKKQSKHYIDARVQ; encoded by the coding sequence ATGGCAGACTATGATTTGTCTCCGAAGATGAAACGTATGGTCGCCCTGATAAACAAGATCGCAATAACAGATCCTGAAGGGCTTACACCAAAACGCATCGAGGAGCTTAACGATATATCTATCCCTAATAATCTGGTGATCCGCAAACTTCTTGGCAAGAGTGCGAAGAACATCACCACCAAGACCTTCATCATCCCGGTTACCGATGGGATGATAAGTGGATATCTTTTTGAGAAACAAGGCTCACGTGGTATCAGCGATCTCACCCCCTTGATCATCTTCTACCATGGTGGTGGTTGGGTGTGGGGGAACATGGATCTCTACAATTTCCTATGTGCCCATCTAGCCGATATTACTGGGGCAGCAGTACTCTCGGTGGATTATCGCCTCGCGCCAAAGTACAAGTTCCCCACAGCGGTTGAGGATTGTTATGATACATTGGTTTGGGCAGCAGCAGGATGCCGCTATTGGAAGACGGACCCAGATCGAATCTTCTTGATCGGAGACAGTGCAGGAGGAAACCTTGCTGCAGTGGTCAGCCGCCTTGCACGTGACCGAAAGGGCCCTTCCATTGCCGGACAGGTCCTGCTCTATCCTGTAACTGATGGCCGAATGAGGACCAATAGTTATGAGAAGCACAAGGATGCTCCTTCCTTGACTGATAAGCAGATGACTTTCTTCATCAACAGCTACCAACGGGAACCGAAGGACATCCTTAACCCCAACTTCTCTCCATTGTTGGCAAAGGATCACAGCAGACTTCCCGAGACTTTAATCATCGGAGCTGAGTACGACCCCCTCCATGATGATGGGATGCTCTATGCCGATGCATTGGCTTCAGCAGACACCCCGGTAAAATACCTTGAGGTCAAGAAGACCATCCATGGCTTCATCAACTACCCGAAGGCTACAGGGACAGAGGAAACTGAGAGTGCCATCATCCAGTTCATCAGCGGTAGGCCCGTAGCCCAAGTAGCGTTGATCAGCCGAAAAGAGTGGGCAAAGGCACAGAAGAAAGAGCTGAAGAAGATCAAGAAGCAAAGCAAGCATTATATCGATGCACGTGTGCAATAG
- a CDS encoding PadR family transcriptional regulator produces the protein MDSRELLDNFVTELNRGTLTLCVLSQLTTPQYGYSLLQILAEKHIELEANTLYPMLRRLETQGVLESSWNTSENRPRKFYQLTEEGKSIFTALTNQWREQQSHIETLLGEESHA, from the coding sequence ATGGATAGTAGAGAGCTTCTTGACAACTTTGTAACAGAACTCAACAGAGGCACCTTGACGCTCTGTGTTCTCAGCCAACTCACCACTCCTCAGTACGGATACTCCCTATTGCAGATACTTGCAGAGAAGCACATTGAGTTGGAAGCCAATACGCTCTACCCCATGCTCAGGAGACTGGAAACGCAAGGTGTCCTGGAGAGTAGCTGGAATACCAGCGAAAACAGACCGAGAAAGTTCTACCAACTCACTGAGGAAGGAAAGAGCATTTTCACAGCACTTACAAACCAATGGAGAGAGCAACAATCACACATTGAAACGTTGCTCGGGGAGGAGAGCCATGCATGA
- a CDS encoding LacI family DNA-binding transcriptional regulator produces MSILLKDIAKATGFSINTVSRAMRSDPKISEQTTLLIKKTAQEMGYIPNTVAASMRSNSSKMVGIISADSANPFFSEVVRGIEEAATKAEYHILLASTEESVKKEADLIKMFLCRKVDGIISMPVFDNSPSHLELYRKLPVPFVFPGRRLEGLVNHSVLHSDRDGQRKVLEHLISKGHTKILYLAGPKKVSNTIDRLAGVAEAYANNGMEVNPEYILEASGHIEDGYSLTNQALNRGLGFTAVACFNDMLAMGVLKSLGENNLKVPDDIEVFGYDNLYMSQFMQPSLSTVDVPKYRLGYVAMETLLSHIQDPNLEYATTDFPTRLVYRETTR; encoded by the coding sequence ATGAGTATACTCTTGAAGGATATCGCCAAGGCAACAGGATTCTCCATAAACACGGTCTCTCGTGCAATGCGCTCCGATCCAAAGATCTCAGAGCAGACCACACTTCTGATCAAGAAGACGGCACAAGAGATGGGGTACATCCCCAACACTGTTGCTGCCAGCATGCGCTCAAATTCCTCCAAAATGGTTGGTATCATTTCTGCCGATTCAGCCAATCCTTTTTTCAGCGAGGTGGTACGAGGCATCGAGGAAGCGGCGACCAAGGCAGAGTACCACATCCTTTTGGCAAGCACTGAAGAATCGGTCAAGAAAGAAGCGGACCTTATAAAAATGTTCCTCTGCCGCAAAGTTGATGGGATTATCAGCATGCCGGTTTTTGACAATAGCCCATCCCACCTTGAGCTGTACAGAAAGTTGCCTGTGCCCTTCGTTTTCCCGGGAAGGCGTCTTGAAGGATTGGTCAACCACAGTGTCCTGCACAGTGATCGTGACGGGCAGAGAAAAGTGCTTGAACACCTCATCTCAAAGGGACATACCAAGATTCTCTATCTGGCTGGGCCGAAAAAAGTGAGCAACACCATTGACCGCCTTGCAGGTGTTGCTGAAGCGTATGCAAACAACGGAATGGAAGTAAACCCTGAGTACATTCTTGAAGCCTCTGGTCATATTGAGGATGGTTACTCCTTGACCAACCAGGCCCTCAATAGAGGGCTGGGCTTTACTGCTGTGGCTTGTTTCAATGACATGCTCGCCATGGGTGTGCTCAAAAGCCTGGGAGAGAACAACCTTAAAGTACCAGATGATATAGAAGTATTTGGCTATGACAACCTATATATGTCCCAGTTTATGCAACCCAGTCTAAGCACCGTGGATGTTCCTAAATATCGACTCGGTTACGTGGCTATGGAGACGTTATTATCCCATATTCAGGATCCAAACCTTGAATATGCCACAACGGACTTCCCTACGAGGTTGGTATACAGAGAAACCACTCGTTAG
- a CDS encoding sugar ABC transporter permease, whose translation MNHPPYRWHSKLTPWVFIIPTVIGLLVFRLIPIVSSLYLSFTDWNLLSSPAFIKLGNYQELLSSEEFIGIVLNTLQFSLIYVVGSIVFGLALAVLINVRIKGISFFRSAIYLPVVTSAVAVGIIWNWMLGPTYGLVNNLIEAIGFTPPYWLGDTRLVLNTVASVQVWKMSGYYMIIFLAGLQGINRDTLESARVDGANAFQSFFRITLPMLMPTLFFVLTITIIDSFKNFELIYAMTKGGPQNASSTLVYDVYLNAFVYYRVGYASAVAYILLLFVGLMTIFNFYIKKHLVQNLD comes from the coding sequence ATGAACCACCCCCCATACCGATGGCACAGCAAGCTCACTCCCTGGGTGTTCATCATCCCTACCGTAATCGGCCTTCTGGTATTCCGTCTCATCCCTATCGTCTCTTCCCTCTACCTCAGCTTTACCGATTGGAATCTCTTGAGCTCCCCTGCATTCATCAAACTCGGAAATTATCAGGAGCTACTTTCCAGTGAGGAGTTCATAGGAATTGTACTGAATACCTTGCAGTTCTCCTTGATCTACGTTGTTGGGTCCATCGTCTTTGGACTTGCCCTTGCTGTCCTCATCAATGTACGGATCAAGGGAATTTCCTTCTTCCGCTCAGCCATCTACCTCCCCGTGGTAACCTCTGCTGTAGCAGTGGGAATCATCTGGAACTGGATGCTCGGCCCCACCTATGGGTTGGTGAACAACCTTATCGAGGCAATTGGGTTTACCCCACCATACTGGCTTGGGGATACCCGCCTTGTACTCAACACCGTAGCTTCGGTACAAGTCTGGAAAATGAGCGGCTACTATATGATCATCTTCCTAGCCGGTTTACAGGGAATAAACAGGGATACACTGGAATCAGCACGAGTTGATGGGGCCAATGCATTCCAGAGTTTCTTCAGGATTACCCTACCCATGCTGATGCCAACCCTGTTTTTCGTTCTCACCATCACCATCATTGACTCGTTCAAAAACTTCGAGCTGATCTATGCCATGACCAAGGGAGGCCCACAGAACGCGAGCAGCACCCTAGTCTATGATGTTTACCTCAATGCTTTCGTCTACTACCGGGTAGGCTATGCCTCAGCGGTTGCCTATATCCTCCTGCTCTTCGTTGGGCTGATGACCATTTTCAACTTCTACATCAAGAAGCATCTAGTCCAAAACTTGGATTGA
- a CDS encoding MFS transporter has product MHNRWIVLIAGLIMQTILGGIYAWSTLTPWLAESYGISNGESGFVFGLSIAVFTLVMVYSGHMLARKGPRIPALIGALLYMAGYFLASRSHGSFPLLLLAVGFVAGSGIGFAYVVPLSVGMQWFPRQKGLITGLSVGGFGGGAIILSSVIEAGKLSGLSLDRFFFFYGLVSGLLLFLAALLLSFPPAATGKKSGEMQVHQAHSEKPMVLSILGMFSGTFAGLLLVGNLAPYALSKGLAEEMTVLSVVLFSLGNLSGRIIWGYIFDRTGYRVIPWSLLLASLFYVLVRVASGDLIFLASVLVLGFLFGSQFVLYAGYLSKTYGVTAFSKRYPLVFLSYGLAGIIAPGIGGWIADTTGSYNTAIMLCLVLLSVSGLVLITANRKR; this is encoded by the coding sequence ATGCACAACCGTTGGATTGTCCTGATTGCCGGACTGATTATGCAAACCATATTGGGGGGAATCTATGCCTGGAGTACCCTTACCCCATGGCTTGCTGAGAGTTATGGTATCAGCAACGGAGAGAGTGGATTTGTCTTCGGTTTGAGCATCGCTGTCTTTACCTTGGTTATGGTGTACTCCGGCCACATGTTGGCCAGGAAAGGCCCAAGAATCCCAGCCCTCATAGGTGCTCTTCTCTATATGGCAGGGTATTTCCTGGCATCCCGTTCCCATGGTTCCTTTCCTCTCTTGTTGCTTGCAGTAGGATTTGTCGCGGGTTCTGGGATTGGTTTTGCCTATGTGGTTCCCCTCTCGGTGGGGATGCAGTGGTTCCCTCGCCAAAAGGGACTGATCACCGGCCTCTCTGTTGGAGGGTTTGGGGGAGGGGCTATCATTCTTTCCTCCGTTATTGAGGCAGGTAAACTCTCTGGTCTTTCGTTGGATCGTTTCTTCTTCTTCTATGGTCTTGTCAGTGGATTGCTGCTCTTCCTTGCCGCGTTGTTGCTCTCTTTCCCCCCCGCGGCCACAGGAAAGAAGTCAGGGGAGATGCAAGTGCATCAAGCCCATTCTGAGAAGCCTATGGTTCTCAGTATCCTCGGGATGTTCAGTGGAACCTTCGCTGGATTGCTGCTTGTAGGCAACCTTGCTCCCTATGCTCTCTCCAAGGGCCTTGCTGAGGAGATGACCGTGCTTTCTGTTGTCCTGTTCTCACTTGGGAACCTAAGCGGCAGGATTATATGGGGATACATCTTTGACAGGACGGGCTATCGTGTTATTCCTTGGTCACTCCTGCTTGCTTCTCTTTTCTATGTACTGGTACGAGTTGCATCGGGTGACTTAATATTTCTGGCAAGCGTGCTTGTTCTGGGCTTCTTGTTTGGCTCACAGTTTGTGCTTTATGCAGGGTATCTCTCCAAGACCTATGGGGTAACAGCGTTTTCCAAGCGCTATCCCCTGGTTTTCCTCTCATACGGCCTTGCCGGTATCATTGCCCCTGGCATCGGTGGTTGGATTGCTGATACCACTGGTTCCTACAATACGGCGATCATGCTCTGTTTGGTACTGTTGTCTGTTTCTGGGTTGGTCCTGATTACTGCGAACAGGAAGCGCTAA